In the Desulfotignum balticum DSM 7044 genome, one interval contains:
- a CDS encoding tyrosine-type recombinase/integrase — translation MHTLRHSFATHLLSQGTDLFTLKQLLGHSSIKTTIIYLHLVKQRITEFKSPLDAMYEDQEGQK, via the coding sequence ATGCATACCCTTCGGCATAGCTTTGCAACACATCTTCTTTCACAGGGAACAGATCTTTTTACCCTCAAACAACTTCTTGGGCATTCCTCCATAAAAACCACTATCATTTATCTTCATTTGGTAAAGCAAAGGATCACAGAATTTAAAAGCCCTCTTGATGCCATGTATGAGGATCAGGAGGGGCAAAAATGA
- the istB gene encoding IS21-like element helper ATPase IstB, translated as MSNTLVMDRIESNLTRLKLPRIYEVLGGLAKTAEEQGKSYLSFLDELLEEEVAAKEQRRIETALKISGLPYIKSIDEFDFAFQPGLDKQKIMGLFDLSFIREKGNVIFLGPPGVGKTHLAVSLALKACQSGMSIYFTNMEDLIIKLRKDHEAGKPGKGRGYYKSSLVVVDEVGYTPITREECNLFFRFIANRYEKSSTIITSNKAFGDWTELFHDPIIVTAILDRLLHHSAVINIKGNSYRLKGKKA; from the coding sequence ATGAGTAATACCCTTGTAATGGATCGCATTGAATCCAACCTCACCCGATTAAAGCTCCCCCGGATTTATGAAGTTTTAGGCGGCCTTGCCAAGACGGCCGAGGAACAGGGAAAAAGCTATCTGTCTTTTCTCGATGAACTGCTCGAAGAGGAAGTGGCGGCAAAAGAGCAGCGCCGCATCGAAACTGCACTAAAAATATCAGGACTACCGTATATCAAAAGCATAGATGAGTTTGACTTCGCCTTCCAACCCGGCCTGGATAAACAGAAAATCATGGGACTTTTTGACTTAAGTTTTATCCGTGAGAAAGGCAATGTAATTTTCCTTGGCCCTCCCGGTGTGGGAAAGACGCATCTTGCGGTATCCCTTGCGCTGAAAGCGTGTCAGTCCGGCATGAGTATCTATTTTACCAACATGGAGGATCTGATTATCAAGCTGCGAAAGGATCACGAAGCTGGAAAGCCGGGTAAGGGCCGTGGGTACTATAAATCCTCCCTGGTCGTTGTGGATGAAGTGGGTTACACACCTATCACACGGGAAGAGTGCAATTTGTTCTTTCGTTTTATTGCTAACCGGTACGAGAAGAGCAGCACCATTATCACGTCAAATAAGGCATTCGGAGACTGGACAGAACTGTTCCATGACCCGATCATCGTGACTGCCATCCTCGATCGACTGCTTCACCACAGCGCCGTCATTAATATTAAGGGTAACAGTTACAGACTGAAAGGCAAAAAAGCATGA
- the istA gene encoding IS21 family transposase, which translates to MDILDLHRFGLTQRAIARRLGISRNTVKKYLEAPESCLKNPKPYHRTSILDPYHGTITAWLDEDEYYTATWIYDRLVNQGYAGSYETVKRKVGKLKKQKQKIAYMRFETEPGHQAQVDFGEFQVELPDGSVRKLYLFSMILGYSRRIYTELIERCDMPSFLDCHIHAFEYFVGVPDQILYDRMKNVYIAKLAGKDKFNSTLIGFAVHYGFVPKVAPAYAAWVKGKVERPYTFIREGFWRGYGFVNLIRANKDLWSWILKKDERIHGTTHEKVSARFKREQPHLNALPPQPFDTSYRIYRQVYKDCTVHFHGNRYVVPHTLVGEQVILRSKDGQLRIFQNSWLVVTYDIPSTKGNLVQKKRFYEALKKDMDMNRRKYHHAQKSKGRAKQTISPQKPQYDMDVEVRSISAYEEILQEVFA; encoded by the coding sequence TTGGACATACTGGATCTGCACAGGTTCGGCTTGACCCAGCGGGCCATAGCCCGGCGCCTGGGCATAAGCCGTAACACCGTCAAAAAATACCTTGAAGCCCCGGAAAGCTGCTTGAAAAATCCAAAGCCATATCATCGCACGAGCATTCTTGATCCTTATCACGGTACCATCACAGCTTGGCTTGATGAAGACGAATATTACACCGCCACCTGGATTTATGACCGCCTTGTCAACCAAGGCTATGCCGGCAGTTATGAAACAGTGAAGCGAAAGGTCGGTAAACTCAAGAAACAAAAACAGAAAATTGCCTACATGCGATTTGAGACAGAACCCGGTCACCAGGCCCAGGTGGATTTCGGAGAATTTCAGGTTGAACTTCCCGATGGCAGTGTCAGAAAGCTGTACCTGTTTTCAATGATTCTGGGATATTCCCGGAGAATCTATACAGAGTTGATCGAACGATGCGACATGCCAAGCTTTCTAGACTGCCATATACACGCCTTTGAGTACTTCGTCGGCGTCCCGGATCAGATACTCTATGATCGCATGAAAAATGTGTATATCGCCAAGCTGGCTGGAAAGGACAAATTTAACTCTACCCTGATAGGATTTGCCGTTCATTACGGATTCGTTCCCAAAGTAGCCCCTGCTTATGCTGCTTGGGTTAAAGGGAAGGTTGAACGTCCTTATACCTTCATCCGGGAAGGGTTCTGGCGAGGATACGGTTTTGTCAACTTAATCAGGGCCAACAAAGACCTCTGGTCTTGGATTTTAAAAAAGGATGAACGGATCCATGGCACCACCCATGAAAAAGTCAGCGCCCGGTTTAAGCGGGAGCAGCCACATTTAAATGCACTGCCTCCGCAGCCGTTTGATACCTCATATCGTATTTACCGGCAGGTGTATAAAGACTGCACTGTCCACTTTCATGGAAACCGCTATGTCGTCCCCCACACCCTGGTAGGAGAACAGGTCATCCTTCGCTCGAAAGATGGACAGCTACGCATTTTTCAAAATAGTTGGCTGGTAGTTACCTATGACATCCCATCAACAAAGGGAAATCTGGTCCAGAAGAAGAGATTCTACGAAGCCTTAAAAAAAGACATGGACATGAATCGGCGCAAATATCACCATGCCCAGAAAAGTAAGGGACGGGCAAAGCAGACGATCAGTCCCCAGAAACCCCAATATGACATGGATGTTGAGGTCCGTTCCATCTCTGCATATGAAGAAATACTGCAGGAGGTGTTTGCATGA